The proteins below are encoded in one region of Halalkalicoccus jeotgali B3:
- a CDS encoding PUA domain-containing protein, whose amino-acid sequence MSEPEDRGRLVRIADYQFGPDAGEALFAGELRIERSKSGRPRQVHAPAGRLVSLGGDGRFTLGLAGGRRVLSALPAPAGRVVVGDESEPFVREGKNVFAKFVAAAGPEIRPGDEVPVVHEDGELLAVGRAELSAGAMDEFETGMAVKVREGCED is encoded by the coding sequence GTGAGCGAACCCGAGGACAGGGGCCGGCTGGTGCGGATCGCCGACTACCAGTTCGGTCCCGACGCGGGCGAGGCGCTGTTTGCGGGCGAGTTGCGTATCGAGCGCTCGAAGTCGGGACGCCCCCGACAGGTCCACGCCCCCGCAGGACGGCTCGTTTCCCTGGGCGGGGACGGTCGCTTCACGCTGGGGCTCGCGGGCGGACGGCGAGTACTCTCGGCGCTTCCCGCGCCCGCGGGCCGGGTCGTCGTCGGCGACGAGTCCGAACCGTTCGTCCGGGAAGGCAAGAACGTCTTCGCGAAGTTCGTCGCCGCGGCGGGCCCGGAGATCCGCCCGGGCGACGAGGTTCCGGTCGTCCACGAGGACGGCGAGTTGCTCGCGGTCGGGCGCGCGGAGCTGTCGGCGGGTGCCATGGACGAGTTCGAGACGGGCATGGCCGTGAAGGTCCGCGAGGGATGCGAGGACTGA
- a CDS encoding nascent polypeptide-associated complex protein encodes MFGGGGGGFDPRKMEQMMKQMGIESEDLDATEVVIRTPDEELVFADADVTKIQAQGQETYQIVGEPETREAGSGADAGEDAAIEDADIPADDVEIVTMRTGASEDDAREALREADGDLATAVEKLEAEPK; translated from the coding sequence ATGTTCGGAGGAGGCGGCGGCGGATTCGACCCGCGCAAGATGGAACAGATGATGAAACAGATGGGCATCGAGTCCGAGGACCTCGACGCCACGGAGGTCGTCATCCGCACCCCCGACGAGGAGCTCGTCTTCGCGGATGCCGACGTCACGAAGATCCAGGCCCAGGGCCAGGAGACCTATCAGATCGTCGGCGAACCCGAAACCCGCGAGGCCGGTTCGGGCGCGGACGCGGGCGAGGACGCCGCGATCGAGGACGCCGACATCCCCGCGGACGACGTCGAGATCGTCACGATGCGCACGGGCGCGAGCGAGGACGACGCCCGCGAGGCCCTCCGGGAGGCCGACGGTGATCTAGCGACAGCGGTCGAGAAGCTCGAAGCCGAGCCCAAGTGA
- a CDS encoding methyltransferase domain-containing protein produces the protein MILLTHGDREYLREPGEELQTDLGVVEIPDDARPGDVLESHLGEEFRVRRLRGPDLFNHLQRTGAPMLPRDIGLVLGETGIAAGDRVLDAGTGTGVLATYMGRVGAEVITYERNPEFAEVARENVRLAGVTDRVEVRTGDLTNEADPSGFDVLTLDTEDAPDVVARAGELLVPGGFLAVYSPFIEATREVVETARGTLSDVRAVETIQRELDVDERGTRPSTGPVGHSGYLVFARNV, from the coding sequence GTGATCTTACTCACCCACGGCGATCGGGAGTACCTCCGCGAGCCGGGCGAGGAGCTCCAGACCGACCTCGGCGTCGTCGAGATCCCCGACGACGCCCGACCGGGCGACGTTTTAGAGAGTCACCTCGGCGAGGAGTTTCGCGTCCGTCGACTGCGGGGACCGGACCTGTTCAACCACCTCCAGCGCACCGGCGCGCCGATGCTTCCCCGCGATATCGGCCTCGTCCTCGGCGAGACGGGGATCGCCGCCGGCGACCGGGTGCTCGATGCGGGCACCGGGACCGGCGTGCTCGCGACCTACATGGGCCGGGTCGGTGCGGAGGTCATCACGTACGAGCGAAACCCGGAGTTCGCCGAGGTCGCTCGCGAGAACGTGCGACTAGCAGGCGTCACTGATCGTGTCGAGGTTCGGACGGGGGATCTGACAAACGAAGCGGATCCATCGGGGTTCGACGTCCTGACCCTCGACACCGAGGACGCCCCCGACGTGGTCGCGCGGGCCGGCGAACTGCTGGTTCCGGGAGGTTTTCTCGCGGTCTACTCGCCGTTCATCGAAGCCACCCGGGAGGTCGTCGAAACCGCACGCGGGACGCTCTCGGACGTACGGGCCGTCGAGACGATCCAGCGCGAACTCGACGTCGACGAGCGTGGAACGCGCCCGAGTACGGGCCCAGTGGGCCACTCGGGGTATCTGGTGTTCGCGCGCAACGTCTGA
- a CDS encoding HalOD1 output domain-containing protein: MNANSPPDLIHRVEYDDREDLAFTVIDAVARASGLPHAEIGPLNDVLDPEALCDLFGPRADGQRRTGGTVSFGFEGYQVTIDAVEREVLVYG, from the coding sequence GTGAACGCCAACAGCCCACCCGACCTGATCCATCGAGTCGAGTACGACGACCGGGAGGACCTCGCGTTCACCGTCATCGACGCGGTCGCGAGAGCCTCGGGGTTGCCCCACGCCGAGATCGGGCCGCTCAACGACGTCCTCGACCCCGAGGCGCTCTGTGATCTGTTCGGCCCGCGAGCCGACGGCCAACGCCGAACCGGCGGCACCGTCTCCTTCGGTTTCGAGGGCTATCAGGTCACTATCGACGCCGTCGAGCGCGAGGTCCTCGTCTACGGGTAG
- a CDS encoding magnesium transporter, translated as MVEWDGIRRIYRESLPVLAVSLLGGIFAGTVLGSDRMIAGFEQFPGMLLLLPAFLATRGNVYGALGARISSGLHQGLIDPAFGTDERLVNAVVASFVNGISISVFIGVLAWAINRVLGRQSAALIELVGITFIAGTLTAVVLIVGLLGLLFVGYARGIDPDNLVGPIVTTFGDVFGVVFLYVAMVLVGAIV; from the coding sequence ATGGTCGAGTGGGACGGTATCCGGCGAATATACCGCGAATCACTCCCCGTACTCGCGGTCAGCCTTCTGGGTGGGATCTTCGCCGGCACCGTCCTCGGCTCCGATCGGATGATCGCCGGGTTCGAGCAGTTCCCCGGGATGTTGCTCCTGTTGCCGGCGTTTCTCGCGACCCGCGGGAATGTCTACGGGGCGCTTGGCGCGCGGATATCGAGCGGGCTCCACCAGGGGCTGATCGACCCCGCGTTCGGGACCGACGAGCGACTGGTCAACGCGGTGGTCGCCTCCTTCGTCAACGGTATCTCGATCTCGGTGTTCATCGGCGTGCTCGCGTGGGCGATCAATCGGGTACTCGGTCGACAATCGGCCGCGCTGATCGAACTGGTCGGAATCACGTTCATCGCGGGCACCCTCACGGCGGTCGTGTTGATCGTCGGGCTGCTCGGGCTGTTGTTCGTGGGCTACGCCCGCGGGATCGATCCGGACAACCTCGTCGGCCCGATCGTTACCACCTTCGGGGACGTCTTCGGCGTCGTGTTCCTCTACGTCGCGATGGTCCTCGTCGGGGCGATAGTATGA
- a CDS encoding magnesium transporter codes for MSADDRIDTWSVRSIVVTMMPLLIALSVLEMGSGFVLETLEETYLDNPVLLVLVPVMIGMGGNLGSVLSSRLTTRFHLGTLSFSPRDEALRTNVLAILALAVTIFSALGVAAYVLGRLLGEPMGLGTLLTITLLSGMTLAVLAVVLSIAAAYASYRFGLDPDDVTIPVVTNVCDILGVVVLSVVAIVVLEGGTSLAALVGLG; via the coding sequence ATGAGCGCCGACGATCGGATCGACACCTGGAGCGTCCGCTCGATCGTCGTGACGATGATGCCGCTTTTGATCGCGCTGTCGGTCCTCGAGATGGGCTCGGGGTTCGTCCTCGAGACCTTAGAGGAGACGTATCTCGACAACCCCGTGTTGCTCGTCCTCGTCCCGGTGATGATCGGGATGGGTGGGAACCTCGGAAGCGTCCTCAGTTCGCGATTGACCACCCGCTTTCATCTGGGGACCCTCTCGTTTTCCCCCCGGGACGAGGCCCTCCGGACGAACGTCCTCGCCATCCTCGCGCTCGCGGTCACGATCTTCTCGGCGCTTGGGGTCGCCGCGTACGTCCTCGGTCGCCTGCTGGGCGAGCCGATGGGACTGGGGACCCTGCTGACGATCACGCTGTTGAGCGGGATGACGCTCGCGGTGCTCGCAGTCGTCCTCTCGATCGCGGCGGCCTACGCCTCCTATCGGTTCGGGCTGGACCCCGACGACGTGACCATCCCCGTCGTGACCAACGTCTGTGACATCCTCGGCGTGGTGGTGCTCTCGGTCGTCGCGATCGTGGTCCTCGAGGGCGGGACGTCGCTGGCGGCGCTCGTCGGCCTGGGGTGA
- a CDS encoding potassium channel family protein has protein sequence MGPPRGDPPPTTVEYEPVSVKDLLVEMKDTSEHLIDLSYSAVLLNNGEIATEVLRLEERMDVLQLRARMSLLMAARNPADAEKLAPVLGIVSGAEKISDAAGDIAKVVLEEVGLPSAMRAALPEAVETLVRASVEEDSPYAGRTLLDINLESETGVRVIAIRRGSEWILNPGPDTEIRAEDVTLLRGPDAGIEDVYGTITGVEYSPPEIADSEIEDLDRAVDSIVLMKNLSELAVDLAYGSILFDTVELAEEVRNLEVEVDALRSRFEAWTLRAAGDAPDPVALRGLLHLGFSTEEISDAALEISEGILREIDVHPVVELAVQESDEIIVRVSVESGSAIEDTSLVDGVPESDVSMNVLAVRRPEAGWMLVPDADTQLQGGDVLIAKGTRTSAETFRALASA, from the coding sequence ATGGGACCCCCTCGCGGCGATCCGCCACCGACCACGGTCGAGTACGAACCGGTCAGCGTCAAGGACCTGCTCGTGGAGATGAAAGACACCTCCGAGCACCTGATCGACCTGTCGTACTCGGCAGTGCTGTTGAACAACGGGGAGATCGCCACCGAGGTCCTTCGGCTCGAAGAGCGCATGGACGTCCTGCAGCTACGAGCCCGGATGAGCCTGCTGATGGCCGCGCGAAACCCCGCCGACGCCGAGAAGCTCGCACCCGTGTTGGGGATCGTCAGCGGTGCGGAGAAGATCAGCGACGCGGCTGGCGACATCGCGAAGGTGGTCTTAGAGGAGGTCGGCCTCCCGAGTGCGATGCGTGCGGCGCTTCCCGAGGCCGTCGAGACGCTCGTGCGCGCGAGCGTCGAGGAGGACTCGCCGTACGCCGGGCGCACGCTCTTGGACATCAACCTCGAATCCGAGACGGGAGTGCGCGTGATCGCGATCCGGCGGGGCTCCGAGTGGATCCTCAATCCCGGCCCCGACACCGAGATCCGGGCCGAGGACGTCACGCTGCTTCGGGGGCCCGACGCGGGGATCGAGGATGTATACGGGACGATCACGGGCGTCGAGTACAGCCCGCCGGAGATCGCCGACTCGGAGATCGAGGACCTCGATCGGGCGGTCGACTCGATCGTCCTGATGAAGAACCTGAGCGAACTCGCGGTCGATCTGGCCTACGGGTCGATCCTCTTCGACACCGTCGAACTCGCAGAGGAGGTCCGGAACCTCGAGGTCGAGGTCGACGCGCTGCGCTCGCGCTTCGAGGCGTGGACGCTGCGGGCGGCTGGCGACGCGCCCGACCCGGTAGCGCTTCGCGGCCTCCTCCATCTGGGCTTTAGTACCGAGGAGATCTCGGATGCGGCCCTCGAGATCTCCGAGGGGATCCTCCGGGAGATCGACGTCCATCCCGTCGTCGAACTCGCGGTTCAGGAGAGCGACGAGATCATCGTCCGCGTGAGCGTCGAAAGCGGGAGCGCCATCGAGGACACCTCGCTGGTCGACGGGGTCCCCGAATCGGACGTCAGCATGAACGTTCTCGCCGTGCGCCGCCCCGAGGCGGGCTGGATGCTCGTCCCCGACGCCGACACCCAGCTCCAGGGGGGCGACGTGCTGATCGCGAAGGGCACCCGGACCTCCGCCGAGACGTTTCGGGCCCTCGCGAGCGCCTGA
- a CDS encoding transcription factor S: MEFCDECGSMMMAQDEVWVCKGCGHEQPKGDSASYTTTDAQEESEVIESGAENSGLPTTSAQCPECDNDRAYWYMQQIRSADESETRFFVCTECEHKWREDDH, encoded by the coding sequence ATGGAATTTTGCGACGAGTGCGGTTCGATGATGATGGCCCAAGACGAGGTGTGGGTCTGTAAGGGCTGCGGGCACGAACAGCCAAAGGGCGATAGCGCCTCCTATACGACCACCGACGCCCAGGAGGAAAGCGAGGTCATCGAGTCGGGTGCGGAAAACAGCGGGCTGCCGACCACGAGCGCACAGTGTCCCGAGTGTGATAACGACCGGGCGTACTGGTATATGCAACAGATCCGCTCGGCCGACGAAAGCGAGACGCGCTTTTTCGTCTGTACCGAGTGCGAGCACAAGTGGCGCGAGGACGACCACTAG
- a CDS encoding DUF5789 family protein, giving the protein MTREVKLSRVDDELEALSYPIPRDDAAVELDGVTVLLADGEVNLGELVSETDSDTYRSAEGLKTELHNSLPREAVGEPYQSEGEG; this is encoded by the coding sequence ATGACACGGGAAGTCAAACTGAGCCGGGTCGACGACGAACTGGAGGCTCTCTCCTATCCGATCCCGCGGGACGACGCCGCGGTCGAACTCGACGGGGTGACCGTGTTGCTGGCCGACGGCGAGGTGAACCTCGGTGAACTCGTCTCCGAGACGGACAGCGACACCTATCGCTCCGCGGAGGGTCTCAAGACCGAACTCCACAACTCGCTGCCCCGCGAGGCCGTCGGCGAGCCCTACCAGTCGGAAGGCGAGGGATGA
- a CDS encoding MFS transporter, which produces MARMADGVGNSFLIIVLPLYIASGIVEGRTFGLTESMLIGIVLSLVGFVSSLSQPFTGRVSDRTGRRKFYILVGLGGLTTANLLYLFAGSYLSLIALRALQGVSIAFIIPASVALVNELAGAGTRGGNMGVYNTFRLVGFGAGPIAAGVLVNAGPYSLFGVALSGFDATFYVAAGAAALGLLLVSALVHDPAELERAGEDLSIDVFDGDGGLDPVFTLGIASLFMAIGIALFATLQPEINARLDQGSTWFGVQFAAFIISQVFLQVPIGRASDRWGRKPFILAGLVLLVPSTLAQGLVLDSWLMLVVRLTQGVAGAMVFAPALALAGDLATGGDSGTKLSVLTMAFGLGIALGPLSAGFLVSLGFVVPFAVGATLAVVGFVLVYTQVEETVGAERHGAGSEPVPQD; this is translated from the coding sequence ATGGCCCGGATGGCCGACGGCGTCGGCAACTCCTTTCTGATCATCGTCCTCCCGCTCTATATCGCGAGCGGGATCGTCGAGGGGCGGACCTTCGGGCTCACCGAATCAATGCTCATCGGGATCGTCCTCTCGCTGGTGGGCTTCGTCAGCAGCCTCTCCCAGCCGTTTACGGGCCGTGTCTCCGACAGAACGGGCAGACGGAAGTTCTACATCCTCGTCGGGTTGGGCGGGCTGACGACGGCCAATCTCCTCTACCTCTTCGCGGGCTCGTACCTCTCGTTGATCGCGCTGCGCGCCCTGCAGGGGGTCTCGATCGCCTTCATTATCCCCGCATCGGTCGCGCTGGTCAACGAACTCGCGGGCGCGGGCACCCGTGGGGGGAACATGGGCGTCTACAACACCTTTCGACTCGTCGGCTTCGGCGCGGGGCCGATCGCCGCCGGCGTCCTCGTCAACGCCGGTCCCTACTCGCTGTTCGGCGTTGCCCTGAGTGGGTTCGATGCGACGTTCTACGTCGCCGCCGGGGCGGCCGCGCTGGGTTTGCTGCTCGTCTCCGCACTCGTTCACGACCCGGCGGAGCTCGAACGGGCGGGGGAGGACCTCTCGATCGACGTCTTCGACGGCGACGGTGGGCTTGACCCGGTCTTCACCCTCGGGATCGCCTCGCTCTTTATGGCGATCGGGATCGCGCTGTTTGCGACCCTCCAGCCCGAGATCAACGCCCGCCTCGATCAGGGCTCGACGTGGTTCGGGGTGCAGTTCGCCGCGTTCATCATCTCGCAGGTCTTCCTGCAGGTTCCCATCGGTCGGGCGAGCGACCGCTGGGGGCGAAAGCCGTTCATCCTCGCGGGACTCGTCTTGCTCGTGCCTTCGACGCTCGCACAGGGGCTCGTACTCGACTCGTGGCTCATGTTGGTCGTCCGGCTCACCCAGGGAGTCGCCGGCGCGATGGTCTTTGCACCCGCACTCGCGCTCGCGGGCGATCTGGCGACCGGCGGGGACTCGGGGACGAAACTGTCGGTGTTGACGATGGCCTTCGGTCTGGGGATCGCGCTCGGGCCGCTTTCGGCGGGCTTTCTCGTCAGCCTCGGGTTCGTGGTGCCCTTCGCCGTCGGCGCGACGCTTGCGGTGGTCGGGTTCGTGCTGGTCTACACGCAGGTCGAGGAGACCGTCGGCGCCGAACGCCACGGGGCCGGCTCCGAGCCCGTCCCACAGGACTGA
- a CDS encoding C-terminal binding protein yields MNSTVLVTDFDFPDLDVERELAAEAGVEIESAAAADPEAVIEAAREVGADALLVQFAPITRTVFEELDLDVVGRYGIGVDTVDCEAAADHGVPVVNVPDYCQDEVAEHALALTLSCVRETARFDARITDGEWDWTVGRPINRLQGATVGFVGFGSIPERLAAKASGFDFEYLAYDPYRSAEDLAEAGVEKVGFGELLERSRVVSVHAPLTDETHGLLDDEAFATMRDDAVLVNTARGAVVDTTALAAAIEDGGIAGAGLDVMPEEPPEESALFGLEDVVLTPHVAWYSEESIAELRETVVRDVLSVLSGEEPTNPV; encoded by the coding sequence ATGAACTCGACAGTTCTGGTCACCGACTTCGACTTTCCCGATCTCGACGTCGAGCGCGAACTCGCCGCGGAGGCCGGCGTCGAGATCGAAAGTGCAGCCGCCGCCGATCCCGAGGCGGTCATCGAGGCCGCCCGCGAAGTCGGCGCCGACGCCCTGCTTGTCCAGTTCGCGCCGATCACCCGGACGGTCTTCGAGGAGTTGGACCTCGATGTGGTCGGCCGGTACGGTATCGGCGTCGATACCGTCGACTGCGAGGCCGCCGCCGACCACGGCGTCCCGGTCGTGAACGTCCCCGACTACTGCCAGGACGAGGTCGCCGAGCACGCCCTCGCGTTGACCCTCTCCTGTGTACGGGAGACCGCCCGGTTCGACGCCCGGATCACGGACGGCGAGTGGGACTGGACGGTCGGCAGGCCCATCAACCGCCTGCAGGGCGCGACGGTCGGCTTCGTCGGCTTCGGGTCGATCCCCGAACGGCTCGCGGCGAAGGCGTCGGGATTCGACTTCGAGTACCTCGCGTACGATCCCTACCGCTCGGCCGAGGACCTCGCCGAGGCCGGCGTCGAGAAGGTCGGGTTCGGGGAGTTGCTCGAACGGTCACGGGTCGTCTCGGTCCACGCACCCCTGACCGATGAAACCCACGGACTGCTCGACGACGAGGCCTTTGCGACCATGCGGGATGACGCGGTGCTCGTAAACACCGCCCGTGGAGCGGTCGTCGACACGACGGCGCTGGCGGCGGCCATCGAGGACGGCGGGATCGCCGGCGCCGGCCTCGACGTCATGCCCGAGGAGCCCCCAGAAGAGTCGGCGCTGTTCGGTCTGGAGGACGTGGTCCTCACCCCTCACGTCGCGTGGTACTCCGAGGAGTCGATCGCGGAACTGCGTGAGACGGTGGTTCGGGACGTTCTCTCGGTGCTTTCGGGCGAGGAGCCGACCAACCCGGTTTAG
- a CDS encoding enoyl-CoA hydratase/isomerase family protein: protein MTENVTITRENGVATITIDRPDSLNALNVNTLEALDHVLDETDDARTLVLTGAGEDAFVAGADIEYMKTLSVEEAMAYAELGHRICDRLATHSAPVIAAVNGYAFGGGCELALACDLRVASENAVLGQTEIDLGIVPGWGGTQRLSRLVGDAAARRMVFLGERLDAESAAEIGLVGEVVPQAELDSVVEEMAAQLAAKPRFALAAAKEALNQVHEGPQSSGLEYEKRLWSGLFGTDDQREGMAAFVEKRDPEFE from the coding sequence ATGACGGAGAACGTCACCATCACACGCGAAAACGGCGTCGCCACCATCACCATAGACCGCCCCGACAGCCTCAACGCGCTCAACGTCAACACCCTCGAAGCGCTCGATCACGTCCTCGACGAGACCGACGACGCCCGCACGCTCGTCCTGACCGGCGCGGGCGAGGACGCCTTCGTCGCCGGCGCGGACATCGAGTACATGAAAACGCTCTCCGTCGAGGAGGCGATGGCCTACGCCGAACTCGGCCACCGGATCTGTGACCGACTCGCGACCCACTCCGCACCCGTGATCGCCGCGGTCAACGGGTATGCCTTCGGCGGTGGCTGTGAACTCGCGCTGGCCTGCGATCTCAGAGTCGCGAGCGAGAACGCCGTCCTCGGCCAGACCGAGATCGACCTCGGGATCGTCCCGGGCTGGGGCGGCACCCAGCGTCTCTCCCGGCTGGTCGGGGACGCTGCCGCCCGGCGGATGGTCTTTCTTGGCGAACGGCTCGATGCCGAATCGGCCGCCGAGATCGGACTGGTCGGCGAGGTCGTCCCCCAGGCGGAACTCGACTCGGTGGTCGAGGAGATGGCCGCCCAACTCGCTGCGAAACCCCGCTTTGCGCTCGCCGCCGCGAAGGAGGCGCTCAATCAGGTCCACGAGGGGCCCCAGTCGTCGGGATTGGAGTACGAAAAACGCCTCTGGAGCGGTCTCTTTGGCACCGACGACCAGCGCGAGGGGATGGCGGCGTTCGTCGAGAAGCGCGATCCCGAGTTCGAATGA
- a CDS encoding DUF5797 family protein: MTLSEEATERLADIVSLQPTKNGELQERWGLESGSDVHQYLENELSAYYYRDENSLIRATPDAADLVDVDPGIEGGEEGTVIRVPELQGQVFEVLAGPEERSQSVVSVLQDLRAEFGIDPEAGEVRAALQSLKRKGIVEVEYRTVPTFRKTAPREDVTVETLE, from the coding sequence ATGACACTCTCGGAGGAGGCAACGGAGCGTCTGGCCGACATCGTCTCGCTCCAACCGACGAAGAACGGCGAGCTACAGGAACGGTGGGGGCTCGAAAGCGGTAGCGATGTCCACCAGTACCTCGAAAACGAGCTCTCTGCGTACTACTACCGCGACGAGAACAGCCTCATTCGGGCCACCCCCGACGCCGCAGACCTCGTCGACGTCGACCCGGGCATCGAGGGCGGCGAGGAGGGCACGGTCATCCGCGTGCCCGAGCTACAGGGACAGGTCTTCGAGGTGCTCGCCGGCCCGGAGGAGCGTTCTCAGAGCGTGGTTTCGGTGCTACAGGACCTGCGCGCCGAGTTCGGGATCGATCCTGAGGCGGGGGAGGTACGCGCTGCGCTCCAGAGTCTGAAGCGAAAGGGGATCGTCGAGGTCGAGTACCGGACCGTTCCGACGTTCCGGAAGACGGCCCCCCGAGAGGACGTCACCGTCGAGACCCTCGAGTAG
- a CDS encoding DUF5787 family protein produces the protein MACERIDHEFGFELRVCRWAEREWPPDGDAAAVISRQLGTRSRRWDTIVLEVDPEGLDRRSRFGHERLDSDLLFVVRNAPTEWVYYREALPDPGYPWRYVRESIHEADRRAILDVRKRANRIEIRRRFAYPEWCSRVIAIENKPDLDAGAARALSDQLQRDVALALADEVWVATRATGERIEPALLEDLPVEAGILVFSGGEASVRWHPRRLAVEDPGTRIVERPSEGEFDRSGARFEYASPEWKARKRLEIAERAYERGWRSYIDTMRPDCRHFEGRIDGEALVPHCGAKCREQTAAECSGSCPDFSPEPPAWRTRGWPVEGGPGRGVRRVLERRRKRARSRATGATRGSRR, from the coding sequence ATGGCGTGCGAGCGGATCGACCACGAGTTCGGCTTCGAACTCCGGGTCTGTCGGTGGGCCGAGCGGGAGTGGCCGCCCGACGGTGACGCCGCCGCCGTGATTTCGCGCCAACTCGGTACCCGAAGCCGGCGCTGGGATACGATCGTCCTCGAGGTCGACCCCGAGGGACTCGACCGCCGCTCGCGCTTTGGCCACGAGCGCCTCGATTCGGATCTCCTTTTCGTCGTCCGGAACGCCCCCACTGAGTGGGTCTACTATCGGGAGGCGCTGCCCGACCCGGGCTATCCGTGGCGCTACGTACGGGAGTCGATCCACGAGGCCGATAGGAGGGCGATTCTCGACGTCCGAAAGCGGGCCAATCGCATCGAGATACGGCGCCGGTTCGCGTACCCCGAGTGGTGCTCGCGCGTGATCGCCATCGAGAACAAACCGGATCTGGACGCGGGTGCGGCCCGGGCGCTCTCCGATCAGCTACAGCGGGACGTCGCACTCGCGCTCGCGGACGAGGTCTGGGTCGCCACCCGCGCGACGGGCGAGCGGATCGAACCCGCGCTGCTGGAGGACCTGCCCGTCGAGGCCGGGATCCTCGTCTTCTCGGGGGGCGAGGCGAGCGTTCGCTGGCACCCCCGCCGGCTCGCGGTCGAGGACCCGGGGACCCGCATCGTCGAGCGCCCGTCAGAGGGCGAGTTCGACCGCTCCGGGGCCCGCTTCGAGTACGCCTCGCCCGAGTGGAAAGCGAGAAAACGCCTCGAAATCGCCGAACGGGCCTACGAGCGGGGCTGGCGGTCGTATATCGACACCATGCGCCCGGACTGCCGACATTTCGAGGGCCGGATCGACGGAGAGGCGCTCGTGCCCCACTGTGGGGCAAAATGCCGCGAGCAGACCGCTGCGGAGTGCTCGGGGTCGTGTCCCGACTTCTCGCCCGAACCGCCCGCGTGGCGCACGAGAGGCTGGCCCGTCGAGGGCGGGCCCGGACGGGGAGTGCGGAGGGTGCTCGAACGCCGTCGGAAGCGGGCGCGCTCGCGGGCGACGGGGGCTACTCGAGGGTCTCGACGGTGA
- a CDS encoding bis(5'-nucleosyl)-tetraphosphatase, translated as MTVDATSAGAILFRDTRGRREYLLLKSRPGDWEFPKGGVEGEEELQQTAIREVKEEAGIEDFRLIDGFRDEYDYVFQANGQTIHKTVHLFIAESFEASAELSTEHRDLQWRDYEQAINTITQDGPRDILEDAHEFLDDEGY; from the coding sequence ATGACGGTAGATGCGACGAGCGCCGGCGCGATCCTCTTTCGGGATACGCGTGGACGGCGCGAGTACCTCCTCCTCAAGAGCCGCCCGGGGGACTGGGAGTTCCCCAAGGGCGGCGTTGAGGGCGAGGAGGAACTCCAACAGACCGCGATACGCGAAGTGAAAGAGGAGGCGGGCATCGAGGACTTCCGGCTGATCGACGGCTTTCGTGACGAGTACGACTACGTCTTTCAGGCCAACGGCCAGACGATCCACAAGACGGTCCACCTCTTCATCGCCGAATCGTTCGAGGCCAGCGCCGAACTCTCGACCGAACACCGCGACCTCCAGTGGCGCGACTACGAACAGGCGATAAACACCATTACTCAGGACGGTCCCCGTGACATCCTCGAGGACGCCCACGAGTTCCTCGACGACGAGGGCTACTGA